The following is a genomic window from Oxyura jamaicensis isolate SHBP4307 breed ruddy duck unplaced genomic scaffold, BPBGC_Ojam_1.0 oxyUn_random_OJ72605, whole genome shotgun sequence.
CCTGGCCAGGAACCTCATCGTCACCCACAACCTCACGGACGACAAGGAGTACCTGCCAGGTAAGACGGCGGGTTAATCCCTTGCTGCATGGACGATCCCCTCCCTGGATCTCAGGGGTCTTCATGCCTCTCATGTCATTTTCCAGGGCATAAGGAGCTGGAGCCCCTCAGAGTGGCTGAGGTGGCCGCCAGCATCTGCATGTCCCAGCAGAGAGTGGAGAAGTGCATCCAGGGCACCACGACCCTGATCTCttgctgcctggggaagggggagaacaTCGCCCTTGTCCTCAAAGACATCGGCGTGCTCCTCATTGAAGGCACAAGAGtccaaatgaaattttattacGAATTCCTGGAGATGCTCTCTGGGAAGGAGAACCTTGAGAAGGCCGTTTTCAAGGTGAGGGTTTGGTTTTCCCCACGGCCTGGGCAGCCTCACGAAGGGGTAGCAATGCTCGCCCTTGGCCCACCAAGACCTCTTGGGTTGGAGCTCTCGGGCAACTTCTTGGGGTGGGCAACCAACCCGAGCCCCGGTCTCCTCCACACCGAGTGGAGGCCAGGCAGAGGACATTGGCCAACTCCATGCTCCTCCATTGCAGGTCCCTCAGCTCAGAAACATGTTGGTGTCCCGGATGAAGCCTCTGGCCTCCCTGACCTTCTCGGGCCGCGTCATCATCTTTCCCGAGTGAGTCCATTTGTGGCTGTGCCCGCTGCTACTCTTCAGTAGCGCTTTTCTCCTCGCGCCCATGGGTGCCCAGCCAGTGAGGTGGATGTGGTGGGACAGACGGAGGAACTGAAGCAACGTCTGCTTCGCATCGAGGCCTGGGCTTCTTTGCTGGGCGAGCCCACTTCCCAGGACGGTCCTTGGGGACGGGGCCTTTATGGCAAGGCGAAAACGGGTGATTGTGGCCTGCCCTGGGTCACGCTGATGTCTTCTTTTGCCAGGTTTCAAATGGAGAGCGTGCAAAAACCAGCACCCCAGGACCACAGCAAGGCCCAGagcaaggagaagaagaaaggagaagggggCCTGATGCCTCATATGGAAGCTAAACCCCCAGTGTTGGGGGGCTAATGCCTCATTTTGGGGCTAAAACCTCCAATTTGGGGGCCTAATTCCTCATTCTGGGGCTAAAATCCCCAGCTTTGGGGGCCTAATGCCTCATTTTGGGACTAAAACCCCCAGTTTTGGGCACCTGATGCCTCGTTCTGGGCGCTCCGCCCCGTATTTGTAGGGCCCAGAGGCTCCATTTTGGATCTTggcatttttaggaaaaaaccTCTCATTTTAGGCTCCAAAGCCTCATTGCTGTGGTGGAAAGCCGCATTATTGAGTCCAGAGCCTCCCTTTCAAGCTGCAAACCACAGTTTTGTGTCCAGATCCTCAATTTTAGGGCCCAAAGCCTCATTTGGGGGGTTGAAACCTCCATTCCTAGGCCCAAACACTCGTTTTTGGGCCTAAAGACTCACTTTTAGCGTTCAAAGCCCCATTTTCAGGCTCCAAAGCCTCAGTGCTGGTGCTGAAAGCCTTGTTTTGCAGCTCCCAGCTTCATCTTTAGGATCCAGTGCCTTGTTTTTGGCTACAAAGCCCCATTTTGAGGGACTCAAACCTACATTTCTAGTGCCAAAAGCCTCATTTTG
Proteins encoded in this region:
- the LOC118159894 gene encoding coiled-coil domain-containing protein 81-like; this translates as HKELEPLRVAEVAASICMSQQRVEKCIQGTTTLISCCLGKGENIALVLKDIGVLLIEGTRVQMKFYYEFLEMLSGKENLEKAVFKVPQLRNMLVSRMKPLASLTFSGRVIIFPEFQMESVQKPAPQDHSKAQSKEKKKGEGGLMPHMEAKPPVLGG